From one Diachasmimorpha longicaudata isolate KC_UGA_2023 chromosome 8, iyDiaLong2, whole genome shotgun sequence genomic stretch:
- the LOC135165125 gene encoding pleckstrin homology domain-containing family J member 1-like, with the protein MKCNDRELVDISRGLPQMEGRLQHKRAHKSVFKERWFKLRSNLLFYFNITELGQLDDRQPAGIIILENCKINADVISEGAFAFSIVFRDEHEKRHILTARTEGQVNQWVTALRQASYEYWRSRLITLQERLFVRTGTDPLLIYPRNHGIVRDEAWGHTSNFRSHIRAFTSTAPTIPSIVTKETKNLIELL; encoded by the exons ATGAAGTGTAATGACAGAGAATTGGTGGATATAAGTCGAGGACTGCCGCAGATGGAGGGCAGGTTGCAGCACAAAAGGGCCCATAAATCTG TCTTCAAAGAACGCTGGTTCAAACTTCGTAGCAATCTCCTCTTCTACTTCAACATCACCGAGCTCGGTCAGCTTGATGACAGACAGCCAGCAGGAATAATAATTCTCGAGAACTGCAAGATAAACGCAGACGTCATATCCGAGGGTGCCTTTGCCTTCAGTATAGTATTTCGTGATGAGCACGAGAAGAGACACATCCTCACAGCGAGAACAGAGGGCCAAGTGAACCAGTGGGTGACAGCTCTGCGCCAGGCCAGCTACGAGTACTGGAGATCGCGGTTAATAACCCTTCAGGAGAGATTGTTCGTCAGAACTGGAACTGATCCTCTCCTCATATATCCTAGGAATCATGGAATCGTGAGGGACGAGGCCTGGGGTCACACATCGAATTTTCGATCTCACATTCGTGCATTCACCAGCACAGCCCCCACCATCCCCAGCATTGTAACAAAGGAAACTAAGAACCTCATAGAATTATTGTAG
- the LOC135165111 gene encoding transcription factor TFIIIB component B'' homolog, with translation MRRARIKVTASVPLRRKAVKVEDPEEISKEPDGVKEQVPTEAPQDELKPEILNGERKLTSGITPGGEQVEDGSPHLREKTPEVEKDGGEKAPLETSPEGQKPVEIVKTPVEGFSRRARLISESSDKGQLSGSETSLTKVHINRSFTRPTPRLDGSTRIRRNSIQGSGASASESEDDSRRHPPPPHRPPSPHSSQPSQNSSHPPPPGQNPSQSHSQNSKQKRKVLISESARKLAESRREFFLKHEHKQPDRTKLTMYDLIYYNPVTNPMKKTVTSVVQDEPEEVTEPEEEDEDSAMPVPQLKVGPNGELVVDERSLVIENTALKRDREAVAKRRVLVDEEGAIGGFYKKRVKSKDWTSVETLKFYKALNTVGTDFSLMQTVFPKRTRHELKMKYKKEEKLNRALVEKALMYHQEYDIETLRKELESFENIEEKNKKTRKSTDVYRKRIAKKRNVATSVNMLSEDEDDLEEVADDPEEKSKDPEMSDAERENVPRETKRKRPRGKKMTEPHSSEDSLSGDDFEVYKVKPTRYGRLPKRKRPVFNATNILDDIFSEEKEQETTADGEKENEEKGTNGLGEPVEGLQDVEPGSLVIVSKESPDEPGKTIVQVYMVGKDLNGGEEKMTPVNLSSELLSTVTSGLNNQDVSPIKYTLE, from the exons ATGAGACGTGCGAGAATTAAAGTCACTGCTTCAGTCCCTTTACGAAGAAAAGCTGTCAAAGTCGAGGATCCTGAGGAAATTTCGAAGGAGCCTGATGGGGTTAAGGAGCAAGTCCCTACAGAGGCACCTCAGGATGAGCTGAAACCAGAGATATTAAATGGGGAAAGGAAATTAACCTCTGGAATAACCCCCGGAGGAGAGCAAGTTGAGGATGGATCCCCTCATCTCAGGGAGAAAACACCTGAAGTGGAGAAGGATGGGGGTGAGAAGGCCCCCCTGGAAACTAGCCCAGAAGGCCAGAAACCGGTGGAGATTGTGAAGACTCCCGTTGAGGGCTTCTCTCGGAGAGCGAGGCTGATCTCGGAGTCTTCAGACAAGGGCCAACTCTCAGGCAGTGAAACATCACTAACAAAAGTCCACATCAATCGCTCGTTCACCCGTCCTACTCCACGTCTCGACGGTTCGACCCGAATACGCCGTAACAGCATCCAAGGTTCCGGAGCGAGTGCCAGCGAATCCGAGGACGATTCTCGTCGTCATCCACCTCCCCCTCATCGCCCACCCTCTCCTCATTCGTCCCAACCCTCGCAGAATTCATctcatcctcctcctcctgGCCAGAATCCCAGTCAGAGTCACAGCCAGAATTCCAAACAAAAACGAAAGGTGCTCATTTCAGAATCCGCTAGGAAGCTGGCGGAATCCCGTCGGGAATTTTTCCTCAAGCACGAACACAAGCAGCCGGACAGAACAAAACTGACCATGTACGATTTAATCTATTACAACCCCGTTACAAACCCTATGAAGAAGACTGTGACTTCTGTAGTTCAAGACGAGCCGGAAGag GTTACTGAACCAGAAGAAGAGGATGAGGACTCTGCAATGCCAGTTCCCCAATTGAAAGTGGGGCCAAACGGAGAGCTCGTGGTGGATGAACGATCTCTGGTAATCGAAAACACTGCCCTGAAGAGAGATCGCGAGGCGGTGGCTAAACGTCGAGTTTTGGTGGACGAGGAAGGTGCGATCGGTGGGTTCTACAAGAAGCGAGTTAAGAGCAAAGACTGGACGTCAGTGGAGACCCTGAAATTCTACAAGGCCCTGAACACAGTGGGCACTGACTTCTCTCTCATGCAGACCGTCTTTCCGAAGCGAACGCGTCACGAGTTGAAAATGAAGTACAAGAAGGAGGAAAAGCTGAATAGAGCCCTTGTGGAGAAGGCCCTAATGTACCACCAGGAGTACGACATTGAGACACTGAGGAAGGAACTGGAGAGCTTTGAAAATATCGAGGAGAAGAACAAGAAGACGAGAAAGTCGACTGATGTCTATAGAAAGAGGATCGCAAAGAAGAGGAATGTGGCCACTAGTGTGAACATGCTGAGTGAGGATGAGGATGATCTTGAGGAGGTTGCGGATGATCCTGAAGAGAAATCAAAGGATCCGGAAATGAGTGACGCCGAGAGGGAAAATGTGCCCAGGGAGACGAAACGGAAGAGACCCAGAGGGAAAAAGATGACGGAGCCTCATTCATCGGAAGATTCACTCAGTGGCGATGACTTTGAGGTTTACAAGGTGAAGCCCACGAGATATGGACGACTCCCCAAGAGAAAGAGGCCGGTATTCAATGCTACCAATATTCTGGATGACATTTTTAGTGAGGAGAAAGAACAAGAAACAACTGCCGATGGTGAGAAAGAGAATGAGGAGAAGGGGACGAATGGACTGGGAGAACCCGTGGAGGGACTGCAGGATGTTGAACCTGGGTCTCTGGTAATTGTGTCCAAGGAGTCACCTGATGAACCTGGAAAGACGATTGTTCAGGTGTACATGGTAGGAAAGGACTTGAATGGAGGCGAGGAGAAAATGACACCGGTGAATCTTAGCTCAGAATTACTCTCTACCGTTACCAGTGGACTGAACAATCAGGATGTGTCGCCGAttaaatatacgctggagtaG
- the LOC135165114 gene encoding putative fatty acyl-CoA reductase CG5065 isoform X1, whose product MMAGIKDDGELSEIQSFYKGKTIFITGASGFMGKVLLEKLLYSCSGLDRIYILLRSKRGRTPEQRVEDMFKLPLFERLRKVQPDAVNKLIPLPGDVTLPNLGLTEAQRDVLADRVQIVFHSAATLKLEAKLKDAIEMNTIGTDSMLQLARRMKHLQVFVHLSTAFCHVDQEELHERVYDAPDNPHEVMRLVRWFKEDALDLVTPKLLEPHPNTYTYSKRLAETLVANEYPNMPCVIARPSIVTPAWEEPLPGWVDSLNGPVGLIVGAGKGVIRSMHCNGNYHAEVVSVDFAINALIAIAHRVASASSRSPNMPVFNITQSRVVPVTWADVLEKGKSVAYEFPFDGAIWYPDGDIRSSKFVHNLFVFFFHIIPAYFIDFLMLIFRQKRFMVRIQRRISDGLEVLQYFTTRDWVFHNTNLLNLWEKMSPRDKQLFNIDFLSIDDLEYIKRIILGARQYCMKEKMENLPRARMHLKLLYVIHLIAVYGFYYLVLSTIIKNFEFTRYCLDLVTEKMKYLPILGRFVDKAAPA is encoded by the exons ATG ATGGCGGGCATCAAAGACGATGGTGAATTGAGTGAGATCCAATCGTTTTACAAGGGCAAAACGATATTTATAACTGGGGCCTCGGGTTTTATGGGGAAAGTACTCCTGGAGAAGCTTCTGTACAGTTGCAGTGGCCTAGACCGCATCTACATTCTCCTGCGTTCGAAACGGGGTCGAACACCGGAGCAACGAGTCGAGGATATGTTTAAACTTCCT TTATTCGAGAGACTTCGGAAAGTTCAACCAGACGctgtcaataaattaatacCATTACCGGGTGACGTCACTCTACCCAATCTCGGACTCACGGAAGCCCAACGTGATGTACTCGCGGACAGAGTGCAAATCGTATTTCACAGTGCAGCGACATTAAAACTCGAGGCCAAGCTCAAGGACGCCATTGAGATGAATACCATTGGGACGGATTCCATGCTACAACTGGCAAGACGTATGAAGCATCTCCAGGTCTTTGTACATTTGAGCACAGCATTCTGTCATGTAGACCAGGAGGAGCTACATGAGCGGGTTTATGATGCTCCAGATAATCCACACGAGGTCATGAGGCTCGTTAGGTGGTTCAAAGAGGATGCTCTTGATCTTGTCACTCCCAA ACTCTTGGAACCCCATCCGAATACCTATACATATTCAAAGAGATTGGCAGAGACATTGGTGGCCAATGAGTATCCGAATATGCCTTGCGTAATCGCGAGACCTTCAATCG ttaCACCAGCATGGGAGGAACCTCTTCCAGGCTGGGTGGACAGTCTCAATGGCCCGGTGGGACTTATTGTTGGCGCTGGTAAAGGAGTGATCAGATCAATGCACTGTAATGGAAATTACCATGCTGAAGTCGTTTCCGTTGATTTCGCCATTAATGCTCTTATTGCTATTGCACATAGGGTTGCAAGCGCCAGCAGCAG ATCTCCAAATATGCCTGTATTCAACATCACTCAGAGTCGAGTGGTTCCAGTTACATGGGCTGACGTGCTGGAGAAAGGAAAATCGGTTGCATACGAATTCCCATTCGACGGTGCAATTTGGTATCCAGACGGGGATATTCGGAGCAGTAAATTTGTGCACAATttatttgtctttttttttcacattattCCTGcgtatttcattgatttcctCATGCTAATATTCAGGCAAAAACGATT tATGGTACGAATTCAGAGGAGAATTTCTGACGGCCTCGAGGTGTTGCAATATTTCACAACGAGGGATTGGGTTTTCCATAATACGAATTTACTCAATTTGTGGGAGAAGATGAGTCCGCGAGATAAACAACTGTTTAATATAGATTTTCTCAGTATTGATGATTTGGAGTACATAAAGAGAATAATTCTGGGAGCGAGACAGTACTGTATGAAGGAGAAGATGGAAAATCTGCCGAGAGCACGAATGCACTTGAAATT GCTCTACGTCATCCACTTGATCGCAGTCTACGGTTTCTACTATCTCGTTCTCTCAACTATAATAAAAAACTTTGAGTTCACTAGGTACTGTCTCGACCTAGTCACCGAAAAGATGAAATACTTACCGATTCTCGGCCGTTTCGTAGATAAAGCTGCTCCTGCATAA
- the LOC135165114 gene encoding putative fatty acyl-CoA reductase CG5065 isoform X2, which produces MAGIKDDGELSEIQSFYKGKTIFITGASGFMGKVLLEKLLYSCSGLDRIYILLRSKRGRTPEQRVEDMFKLPLFERLRKVQPDAVNKLIPLPGDVTLPNLGLTEAQRDVLADRVQIVFHSAATLKLEAKLKDAIEMNTIGTDSMLQLARRMKHLQVFVHLSTAFCHVDQEELHERVYDAPDNPHEVMRLVRWFKEDALDLVTPKLLEPHPNTYTYSKRLAETLVANEYPNMPCVIARPSIVTPAWEEPLPGWVDSLNGPVGLIVGAGKGVIRSMHCNGNYHAEVVSVDFAINALIAIAHRVASASSRSPNMPVFNITQSRVVPVTWADVLEKGKSVAYEFPFDGAIWYPDGDIRSSKFVHNLFVFFFHIIPAYFIDFLMLIFRQKRFMVRIQRRISDGLEVLQYFTTRDWVFHNTNLLNLWEKMSPRDKQLFNIDFLSIDDLEYIKRIILGARQYCMKEKMENLPRARMHLKLLYVIHLIAVYGFYYLVLSTIIKNFEFTRYCLDLVTEKMKYLPILGRFVDKAAPA; this is translated from the exons ATGGCGGGCATCAAAGACGATGGTGAATTGAGTGAGATCCAATCGTTTTACAAGGGCAAAACGATATTTATAACTGGGGCCTCGGGTTTTATGGGGAAAGTACTCCTGGAGAAGCTTCTGTACAGTTGCAGTGGCCTAGACCGCATCTACATTCTCCTGCGTTCGAAACGGGGTCGAACACCGGAGCAACGAGTCGAGGATATGTTTAAACTTCCT TTATTCGAGAGACTTCGGAAAGTTCAACCAGACGctgtcaataaattaatacCATTACCGGGTGACGTCACTCTACCCAATCTCGGACTCACGGAAGCCCAACGTGATGTACTCGCGGACAGAGTGCAAATCGTATTTCACAGTGCAGCGACATTAAAACTCGAGGCCAAGCTCAAGGACGCCATTGAGATGAATACCATTGGGACGGATTCCATGCTACAACTGGCAAGACGTATGAAGCATCTCCAGGTCTTTGTACATTTGAGCACAGCATTCTGTCATGTAGACCAGGAGGAGCTACATGAGCGGGTTTATGATGCTCCAGATAATCCACACGAGGTCATGAGGCTCGTTAGGTGGTTCAAAGAGGATGCTCTTGATCTTGTCACTCCCAA ACTCTTGGAACCCCATCCGAATACCTATACATATTCAAAGAGATTGGCAGAGACATTGGTGGCCAATGAGTATCCGAATATGCCTTGCGTAATCGCGAGACCTTCAATCG ttaCACCAGCATGGGAGGAACCTCTTCCAGGCTGGGTGGACAGTCTCAATGGCCCGGTGGGACTTATTGTTGGCGCTGGTAAAGGAGTGATCAGATCAATGCACTGTAATGGAAATTACCATGCTGAAGTCGTTTCCGTTGATTTCGCCATTAATGCTCTTATTGCTATTGCACATAGGGTTGCAAGCGCCAGCAGCAG ATCTCCAAATATGCCTGTATTCAACATCACTCAGAGTCGAGTGGTTCCAGTTACATGGGCTGACGTGCTGGAGAAAGGAAAATCGGTTGCATACGAATTCCCATTCGACGGTGCAATTTGGTATCCAGACGGGGATATTCGGAGCAGTAAATTTGTGCACAATttatttgtctttttttttcacattattCCTGcgtatttcattgatttcctCATGCTAATATTCAGGCAAAAACGATT tATGGTACGAATTCAGAGGAGAATTTCTGACGGCCTCGAGGTGTTGCAATATTTCACAACGAGGGATTGGGTTTTCCATAATACGAATTTACTCAATTTGTGGGAGAAGATGAGTCCGCGAGATAAACAACTGTTTAATATAGATTTTCTCAGTATTGATGATTTGGAGTACATAAAGAGAATAATTCTGGGAGCGAGACAGTACTGTATGAAGGAGAAGATGGAAAATCTGCCGAGAGCACGAATGCACTTGAAATT GCTCTACGTCATCCACTTGATCGCAGTCTACGGTTTCTACTATCTCGTTCTCTCAACTATAATAAAAAACTTTGAGTTCACTAGGTACTGTCTCGACCTAGTCACCGAAAAGATGAAATACTTACCGATTCTCGGCCGTTTCGTAGATAAAGCTGCTCCTGCATAA